Genomic DNA from Mus musculus strain C57BL/6J chromosome 11, GRCm38.p6 C57BL/6J:
AGTATTTTCTTTCAGGAGTCATCGGACAACATGGGTCCTGATTCCTGCCCCACTGGGTGCCCACTGTAGGATGCCGAGGAACAGAGGAGGATATGTATGTCCCTTGGCAGGTGTGTCCTTCCTGAAGCCAGTACATACCTATAAATGTAGCCTAACACATTTGTAGAGGACAAAGTCATGTCCAAATGACAAAGAAGGTCAGTATCCCTCTGTTACCAGTAACTACTGTGTTACTTTTCTGACAAGGTCATCCAACAAAATGTTCTCCCAAGGCTAacttttttaaagcaaatatagaactatacatttgtatatacacATCACACCATTACAGCGTAAAGCCCGGGTGGGTAGCAGTTCACTTAGggcttttggttctgttttctcttccagCTTCTTCAATTCTTGGCTCTTCCTGATGCTTGGCTATCCTGTCACATAATCTACTAAATAAAGTCAATGTTTGTTTATCCCAGTGAGCACCGTCCATCTGGGTGGCTCTTAAGAGAGGCCTCTGGAAGTCTGATCCATTCATTCaggtgggagggaagagggatAACAAGCATCCAAGCCGTCCAGTGGCAGCCACTAAAACACAGTCAAACCCCACAGTGCATCCACATCCAGCCAAAGTTCCTGAGGAGCCCCGATTCAGGTCACATCAGTGTTTAACGGATGTGAAGTGTTTCAGGAGTCAGTGGACAAAGGGCACTTGAACAGTGGTGGGTTCTCATCTGTACAGGAAGCCATCTGAACTCTTATAAAGAGAATTTTAAGGAGTCAGTAGCCTCCCTGGAAAATTCAGGCAAAACAGTACAAGAGACTGGTTCTCATCTCCTCATGAAGTTCTTCTCCAGGGCCACCGACGTCCGCTGTAGGGAATGGATGTTGCGCTTCACGCGGTCCTCCAGGGAGGAGGTCGACGCACTCTCCAGCTTCATGCGGCTAGGGAAGGAAAGACAGGGGAGTGGGGAAAAAGGACATTTCAACTGGTCAGCCCTGGCAGAATCAGAAGAAACAGGTTTGCAGCCAGAAAGGAACTGTAGAAATACAAGTTCTTTTCAGCCCACATAGACAATTTTCAAAGGACTCCATCTGGAGCCAGGGCTTTTAAATGTCCATAAGGGAAAACTCATCTGTTTTGGAAAACAAGTCAAGTTTCATTGGAAAAAGGTTTTCTGAGCCACAAATTTTTACTTAAAAGGAAGGCCAAGGAATTTCAGTGATTTGGGAAAAATACCAATTACTTTTTCTATGTCAAGTAAAAATGCTATTATCTGGTTAGAAACTGGGAACAGTACCAAGAGTGGTCCCAAGGCTGAGTTCTGAGGTCTCTGGACACAGACAACAGCACCACCAGCCCCAGCAGTGGGCCAGCTGCCACATGACCTCGTGGAGCCCATGCAGGTGGGGCCCAGGTATGAGCAGTCACTTACTGGAGGAACTTGCCGGACCGAGAGTCCAACCTCTCCAGCCTGTGCTCCCGCTCGTCCTCCCTGGCGTGCCTCTTGAGGGTGTTgagcctctcctcctccctccacttgGCATTTTCCATCATCTCCTGCCGTTTCCGCTCTAGTTCCTCTGCTGAGAGTTTTCTGTTGAGCACAAAAACAATCCCAGGTTCTATTCCTTCCCCAGCAAAACAAACAGGACAGAAGCAGCTCCGCATGCAGGCAGGTCACAGGCTTGCCAGCTCGGGTCCCCAAGAAGGAGCAACGCCATGCTTAGGTGAGTTTCCTTCCTTCTGATGCCTCAGGCAGATGGTTCCAACCAAACCATGAAGACTTCAGTGAAGGATTTCATAATCACACTAAGTAATCTCTaggataattattttaaaacaactatGAAATAGACTGAGAGCTAGTCAGGAACCTAACCTTATAATACGTTAGTCACTGCACCGCTAAGAGCTTACAAAACAAAGGACCGGGCCATCCGCGTGACTATTGCTATTTCACACTCCATAAGAGATGCTTACAAACCCATGgataaaaaccaaagcaaaaacaaaagcccaTGGCTACAAGTTGAGACTGGCTCaagagtacttgctgtgcaaGGCTGaagttttgagttcaaagccacagCTCCCCTGTAAAAGCTGAGCACAGCCACACATGCCTGGATCCCTACCATTAGTGGGCAAACCAGGCAAACCCCAGGAGCTGGCGGCCTCTTAGCTTggctaccactgagctgcagacTCAGTAAGAACCCGGCTCAGGGAATAAGGTCGAGGTCAAtgtcctcctctggtctctgtgtgtgagcaAGGCTGTACACGACACACACGCTCATGGATACAACCCAAGAACATAAGGTACCACCTTGGGATGAAGCTAGATGCCAGCAACCTGACTTAACTTGATATAATAGGTAGGGATATAATAGGTAGATCGGCTTCCCTGGCATCCATCCTAAATGAAGTTAGAACAAAAAAAGGAAGTGATGAACCAGATTAGTCACCACTTAACAATGTCAGACATCCAAATCTACTGCTTCTAAAATAGGTATGTTACAGTTTGTACACAGTTTATGATACAAGACTTTAAAGGGAAAAATGACGgagttctgctttttaaaaagtgcccATTTGGagaaacaaactaaaatattaaaaCCTGACATTTAGTTATCCATAATAACTATgcttcctgtaaaaaaaaaaaaaacaaaaaaacactaagctggctagccaggcatggtggcaaacccCTTtaatccctgtctctgtctcaggaggcagagacaggcatctttgtgagttcaaggccaccctggtctacatagtgagggccaagacaaccagggctacacagagaaaccctgtctataaaacaacagaaacaaaaaagcacTTTCTAACTGAgaatggtggcacttgcctatagccagaacttgggaagtggaggcaggaagatgatgaATTtgtgtgaggccctgtctcaaaaacaaacaaacaaacaaacaaacaaaaccctcaatcACAGCTccactaaataaatacataaaactgaTTACGCAGGAGGATTAAGAGAATTCCAGACCAGCGGGGCTTCAGAGGACACTCCATATAAAACCCATGTGGTGTaagcgcatgtgtgtgtgtgtacatgtggaagaCCAAGGCCAAAGTCAGATGACATTCTTCCACCCTTGCTCCACCGTAGTTTTGAGTCAGGTCTCTCCCTGAATTTGGAGCTTATCAGCTCAGTCAGACAGGCTAATcaacaagccccagggatccagtTGGTAAcagccctttttatttttttaaataattccttttttttaaagatgtatttatttattacatgtgtgtacaccgtagctgtcttcagaccatccagaagagggtatcagatttttgttataaatggttgtgagccaccatgtggttgctgggatttgaactcaggacctttggaagagcagtcggcgctcttggttgctgagccatttcaccagcccggCACAGCCCTTTATACCtagtgagctatctctctagccctagtttttttgtttgtttgtttgtttgagacagggtttctctgtatagccctggctgtcctggaacttactttgtagaccaggctggcctcgaactcagaaatccgcctgcctctgtctcccgagtgctgggattaaaggcgtgcaccaccacgcccggcctctcTAGCCCTAGTTTTTTTGtaatctttttattaaatttgtgTAGGTGAGTGGGTAGGTGTACCTCGGTGCAtatataaaggtcagaggacaacaacTTGTTTTTCCTCTATATGGGTACTGGTGATCGGACCCAGGATGTCAGCCTTGGTAGCAAGGCTTTTCCACTAAGCCATCTGGACAGCCAGATTTTGTCTGTTCGGTGTATCTTACGAGTAAAAGCTGACCAGAGGGGTGTGGCCACTGGTGTCCACACCTCTCagaagctgaggtaggaggatcacaaGCTCATTGTCAGCCTAGTGCACAATGCAAGACCCAGGATTACACCAAGCTGAGCGGAACGGGATATAGTTCAGTTGGACCAGTGCTTGCTCTGAATGAACAAGGCCctggtttgatccccaacaccacataaaTTGGGCGTAGTGGCATATACCGTTAATCTTAGCATTCAGGAGATGAAGGCAGACTGACCAAAAGTTTAAGGGTCACCCTTGATTATATATTAAGTCTGAGGccaatagcctggaatacatgagcctatgtctgaaaaaaaaaaaaaaaatcagaggactAAAGGAAACCAGGTACATTACCAACTTCCCTGCTGCCAGCAGCCTCTAGATGCAGCCTTATGAAGTCCAAACTGAAGAGGGCCTGACTTACCTGGTGTACCCAGAAGCATGCCGCCTCTGGTAGGCCTCCTTCTTAGGTGATgggctgtctctctctttcctgtttaCCTTAGAGGTATGCCTGcaatagacacagagagacaagccTTTTCATATGGAACTCCCATAAAATAGAACCCAGgcaggggccagcaagatggctcaaagggtaaaggcacctgcaccaagcctggcagcctgagttcaatttctaggaATCCACATGGCAGAGGTCAGAACCAACGCCCTCAAACTGTTCTCTGACCCCCACAAGCATGCAGTTGCACAAgggtgtaaacacacacacacacacacacacacacacacacacacacacacacacacacaaagaaagaaagaaagaaagaatttttaagtATAAGCCAGGGCCTCAGCAGTTAAAATTTCCTGCTAGATAAGCACGAAGACCAGAGCTCAGTCCCAGTTCCCACACAACAAGTCAGGCACAGCCCTGcacatgcctgtaagcccagcactgaaCAGGATGGGGTCAGGAGTGTCTGGGGTCTGAAGGCTTCCAGCCCAGCCAAGAAGAAAAACAGTGAGCTCTGAATTAGGGAGCCGCTGCCTCGATGGAATGCGGTAGACAGTGGCAGATACCTTCTTTTGCCCTCCCTACATGCACAAgtatgtgcacccacacacacacatgtgtattcaccacacatatacatgataGACACACGAAGAGAAAATATAACCCAAATAGGAGAGGAAATTCTGCCAGCCCATTATGGTCCTGCAAGTGTAATTCATTGTGACTACACTGTGACTGCACCATGACTGAACCATAACTACACTGTGACTGCACCATGACAGTACCATAACTACACTATGACTGCACCATGACTGTACCATAACTACACTGTGACTGCACCATGACTGTACCATAACTACACTGTGACTGCACCATGACTGTACCATAACTACACTGTGACTGCACCATGACAGTACCATAACTACACTGTGACTGCACCATGACTGTACCATAACTACACTGTGACTGCACCATGACTGTACCATAACTACACTGTGACTGCACCATGACTGTACCATAACTACACTGTGACTGCACCATGACAGTACCATAACTACACTGTGACTGCACCATGACAGTACCATAACTACACTGTGACTGCACCATGACTGTACCATAACTACACTGTGACTGCACCATGACTGTACCATAACTACACTGTGACTGCACTGTGACTGCAGTGTCTACACTGTGACTGCACCATGACAGTACCATAACTACACTGTGACTGCACCATGACTGTACCATAACTACACTGTGACTGAACTGTGATGGCACTATAAATACACTATTACTACACCATGACTGCACTGTGACTGCACCGTGACTGTACCATGACTACACTGTGACAGCACTGTGATGGCACTATGAATACACTGTGACTACACCATGACTGAACTGTGATGAGACCATTGCACCGTGACCTCACCATGACTACACTGTGAATACAACATGACTGCACAGTGCTATACAGTGACGGCCCCATGACTGCAACATCACTGCACTGTGACGGCAGAGGAAATAAAGCTGAGACATCTAAGGATGGATTTGATGAACACCACCCAAGGCAAGCCCTGCTGTGACTCGGCCCTTAGAGTCACAGATTATTTCCCATGTAATTCCCATACTCACGGTTTGCTGGGCCTTGGGGACCGGGACCTTCTGCTGGGGGATCGAGACCTCCTGTCCCGGGGCCTCTCTTCCTTGGTGCTCTTCTTGCTGGCATGCCTGGGGGGTGAGGAGCTTCTTGACCGGGAATTGTTCTTTATCGCCCTCTGTTCACCCAGAGAACCCTGCAGCCCCCGGTTCCGGTCAGAGTCCCTCACCTGGATCATTAAGACGAGCAATCAGTCACAGGAAAACCTAGCTGTCCACACAGAAACGCAGTAAAGCAGGGAAAGAATAAAGGATCTTTAACGCGCCAACAGTAACCATGTGAGCACACAGCTGCATGGAGGTGTGCAGGCCATACCTGAATCCTAGTACTCAAAATGCTAAGCTAAGTACCCTGAAagtttcaagaccagcctggtctgcatacgTCAATTATGGAGAGTTCTTGGCAGCATGCTAAGTGCTCCAACTCGTGATCTCTATCTATTTAGAGGACTCTCAGAAAGAGTTTTGCAAAGGGCTCAAGCATAAGGAGCAGGCTTGGTCTCCAGCAGCCCCAGCCTCCACTATCCAAACTCCCCAGTTATCTGCAGGTGTGAAAGGGGGGGATACCTTGGACTGCAGAGTCCCACAGTCACTCCCTCTGAAAAGCCCACATCTCTACCTGTAAGCCATATCCAGGGACTTTGGACAAAACAGGAAAGGAATTTGCCATCTTCTTTTGAGACCTAAGAGATGAAAACATAGACACAttcactgaaaaagaaaaggcaggcaaGTCCAGTTAGACTCTCTCCTGCTGAGACCAGTCTCCCAGCACCCAGCTATCCTGCCAGGGCTTGGCAGCACCCTGCTCTATTTGGACTGTCTTCACTGGAAGACACATCAGCACAGTCGAGTTTTTCCTGTGAAAAGCTGTGGGCAGAGCTCTCAGCCTCCGAGCCTGAAGACACTCTCCTCTCAGCCCATGCTGCTATTCCGGGGACTAATCGTGAGTCAGCAGCGACAGCGCTGACTGTCCCTTCGGGAAAATGCAGAATGGGCCCACAGGTTCCATTAATCCATTTTtacaaaaagagggagagaatacagAAAACCCCCTTCGGTACCAAGGACTCAAGCTGAGATGAAAGCGTCTCGTCAGATCTGGGAGGCGAGTGTCCACCAATGCAAGAGTGCACCAAGAGACACAGACTTAGTATTTCCAAGGAACGCTGATGTCAGAGGCCAAGCTCTGCGCTGCGGAGTGCACACTGGCGTGCTAGCCATCAGGACAGGTGCTCAGTCCTCCCGGGGCGTGGATGAAGCCGTGGCTAGGAAGGCTGCGCTGGGGAGCTGGCAGCGCCTGCTTACCGGGCCTGGCTCTGCTCATCCTCGCTGCTGGAGCCACCGCTGCTGGAGCTTCTGTGTTTGTGCTTCctgtgcttcttcttcttctccttcttcttcttcttctcctttttctcaagGCTCATTTGCAACTGGGAAATGCCCAGAATAGAATCACATGAGATTACTGACCCCGCTGTTAGTACCTGGCATAGGGAATGGTTCACATCCAAACAGGCCCAGGACGTTGTCAAGGTATCCATGCTGAGTACAAATGCACCCCAGACACCTTCTGAAAAAAATTCCAatccacatttaaaaaattattattattgggagctggagagatggctcggagcTAAGGAAcacaggctgttcttccagaggacccaggttcaatttcccacacccacatggcagctcacaactgtaatttctgttccaggggatctgacaccctcatacaaatattcatgcaagcaaaacacccaatgtagccgggcgtggtggcgcacgcctttaatcccagcacttgggaggcagaggcaggtggatttctgagttcgaggccagcctggtctacaaagtgagttccaggacagctagggctatacagagaaaccctgtctcgaaaaaccaaaaaaaaaaaaaaaaaaaaacacccaatgtacataaattataaataagtaataataattgcTATTGTCATCACTCTGTCCCTCTGGCATGTCTGCCATTCACTGGCTGACTatacttgtcaccaagcctgatgactgggGTTCAGTTCTCACTCAGATACCATGgcaacatgcacataaacacacacaggaaatgcaattaaaaaaagaaaaaaaaagaaaaaaactgaagacATGTAGTTCTTTCCaaaccaaaaggaaagaaatctttgttttggtttggcttggttttttggttttttgtttgtttatttgtttgtttgttttgagacatggtttctctgtgtagccctggctgtcctggaactcactctgtagaccaggctggccttgaactcagaaacctgcctgcctctgcctcccgagtgctggaggAAATAAATCTTAATTAAGGTACTAAATTAAGGTTACCCAGAATCACCAGGACATAGTATCTAAAACACAGAACTTAAGGGGggggagagatggttcatcagcTAAGGGAATCTGCTGCTTTTCCACAGAACTTGAGGTCTATTCTCAGTATCCACATCCAGCAATGCACAcaagcctgtaactctagctccggaggacctgatgccctctacACCCCATATACAAGTAAATAGCAAGCCTAGTAATCCTGTCACTCAGGGTGAAGGAGGACTGAGGTCCAGACTGGCAGGGGCTACAAACAGGACTCAAATAGGTCTCAACACAGAAAGAAGttacagggctagagagatggctcagtggttacgagcactgactgctcttcaattcccagcaaccacatggtggctcacaaccatctgtaatgggatccaatgtcctcttctggtgtgtctgaagacagcgacagtgtagtcacatacataaaataaataagtctttaaaaaaaaagaaatagccgggcatggtggtgcacgcctttaatcccagcactcgggaggcagaagcaggcggattactgagttcgaggccagcctggtctacagagtgagttccaggacagccagggctacacagagaaaccctgtctcaaaaaaccaaaaaaaaaaaacaaaaaacaaaaaacaaaaaacaaaagtgagtccagccaggcagtggtggtgcacacctttagtcccagcactggggaggcagagggagggggaatctctgtgagtttgaggccagtctgctctacagagcaagttctgggatactgggaagaaagaaggaagaagagcaggaagaggaagaggaggagaataggggatgaagaggaagaggaggaagaggaggaggaaggaaaaggtggaggaggatgtggaggaagaggagaagcagcaaCAGCTTCTGCTGctaaaggaggggctggagaaatgactcagcacttaaaagcacgggctgctcttccagaggaccagggttccatATAGCAGTTCACAACATctgtagttccaggggatctgatgcccctttgCTGCATCTTCAAGAACCATGCATGGACacagtgcagacacacacacaggcacacagtgcacacacacacatacacagaggcaggcagccgTTCCCATGTCGGTGCGTGTTCAGAGCATGACTTACCAGCtctttgattttcttcattttcacagGATTGTTCAgcacttctctttttttctcctcctctttcttcctatatagaagaaagaattttaatggctttttttttttttgcataggaAATTTTGTTATCCTCATCACCAAATTCTACATAACAACTCCTTTCAAACCTCATGCACAGCTAGGCAGGGTTACACAGCAAGAacccgtctcaaaaaaacaaaacgaagcaGGAGATGTGCTTGTCACACAACACAAGTGT
This window encodes:
- the Cwc25 gene encoding pre-mRNA-splicing factor CWC25 homolog; this translates as MGGGDLNLKKSWHPQTLRNVEKVWKAEQKHEAERKKIEELQRELREERAREEMQRYAEDVGAVKKKEEKLDWMYQGPGGMVNRDEYLLGRPIDKYVFEKMEEREAGCSSETGLLPGSIFAPSGANSLLDMASKIREDPLFIIRKKEEEKKREVLNNPVKMKKIKELLQMSLEKKEKKKKKEKKKKHRKHKHRSSSSGGSSSEDEQSQARSQKKMANSFPVLSKVPGYGLQVRDSDRNRGLQGSLGEQRAIKNNSRSRSSSPPRHASKKSTKEERPRDRRSRSPSRRSRSPRPSKPHTSKVNRKERDSPSPKKEAYQRRHASGYTRKLSAEELERKRQEMMENAKWREEERLNTLKRHAREDEREHRLERLDSRSGKFLHRMKLESASTSSLEDRVKRNIHSLQRTSVALEKNFMRR